Proteins encoded together in one Desulfosporosinus meridiei DSM 13257 window:
- a CDS encoding DMT family transporter encodes MPTGKKLIYPILLSVVLLWGLNVVMIKFLTQQMSPILVAAVRMPLAGIILLFFVFKKYGLYNPSKKQWGLLFCIGLISVCLHQLLLGYGVSVTSSTNASLILALNPLTTALLASIFVQEKFTRNLGLGILLGFAGVVLVVFSKSPEGTIQFSLIGDVAMVLAMLTYVIGGLLIKKLLENPIPTLVVTAYSTLIGGLLLNLGTLVSFGPAVYGQIHLSSTAILVLLISAWGATALGTLGWNDGIKQLGANRTAMFLNGMPFASMFGGFVFLNEKIAWIHILALILTTLGIVIGSIPKTKVILLESCKQ; translated from the coding sequence ATGCCAACAGGAAAGAAGCTAATTTATCCGATATTATTGTCAGTTGTCTTATTATGGGGCCTAAATGTTGTAATGATTAAGTTTTTAACTCAGCAAATGTCCCCGATCTTGGTAGCTGCAGTACGAATGCCCCTGGCGGGAATTATATTGCTGTTTTTTGTTTTTAAGAAATATGGGCTGTACAATCCAAGTAAAAAACAATGGGGATTGCTTTTTTGTATAGGACTAATCTCTGTTTGCCTGCATCAATTGCTTTTGGGGTACGGAGTTTCTGTGACATCATCCACCAATGCTTCACTTATCCTGGCCTTAAATCCTCTGACTACAGCGCTTCTGGCTTCCATATTTGTTCAGGAGAAATTCACCAGGAATTTAGGGCTTGGCATACTACTTGGGTTTGCGGGAGTTGTGTTGGTTGTGTTTTCAAAATCCCCGGAGGGTACTATCCAATTTTCCTTAATCGGAGATGTTGCGATGGTATTAGCCATGTTGACCTATGTCATTGGGGGTTTGCTCATTAAAAAGCTGTTGGAAAACCCGATTCCAACCTTAGTAGTGACTGCCTATTCTACCTTAATAGGGGGTCTATTGTTAAATTTGGGGACGCTGGTTTCCTTTGGGCCTGCGGTTTATGGACAGATTCACTTATCATCTACAGCAATACTTGTCTTATTAATATCAGCTTGGGGAGCTACAGCTCTAGGTACCTTAGGATGGAATGACGGTATAAAACAGTTGGGGGCCAACAGAACGGCTATGTTTTTAAATGGTATGCCTTTTGCGAGCATGTTCGGTGGATTCGTCTTTTTAAATGAGAAAATCGCCTGGATACATATCTTAGCACTTATCCTTACTACGTTAGGGATTGTGATTGGAAGTATTCCCAAAACGAAGGTCATTCTTTTGGAGTCCTGCAAACAATAG
- a CDS encoding aminotransferase class V-fold PLP-dependent enzyme, producing the protein MDGIYLDNAATSFPKAPGVAAAVAGFLTNSGVNINRGLYSASFETANIVYETRELLCRLFNFPKPENVIFTKNITESLNVILKGLLKPGNHVLVSTMEHNAVMRPLASLAEKGVEVSAVHCNHQGELSPGDLRLQIKSNTKAVVITHASNVSGTIMPLEEVGQLCREHKLFFIVDSAQTAGFLSIDFLALQADAFAFTGHKGLLGPQGIGGFYLSDQLASLVEPLIEGGTGSASDSVFQPSYLPDRFEAGTLNLPGIYGLNASLKYLIREGIPAIREKELSLVQRFMENVQTLPGIQLLGPDPKHERTGIASLNFLNHDNAQVSYELFKDFGIMTRCGLHCAPAAHRTLGTFPQGTVRFSFGHFNSLQDVDYVIHSLRKRF; encoded by the coding sequence ATGGACGGAATATATTTAGATAATGCAGCCACCTCTTTCCCTAAGGCTCCTGGGGTGGCTGCAGCTGTGGCCGGATTTCTCACTAATAGCGGCGTTAATATTAACCGTGGGCTTTACTCGGCATCTTTTGAGACTGCCAACATCGTTTATGAAACCCGGGAGCTCCTTTGCCGCCTGTTTAACTTCCCGAAACCGGAAAACGTTATTTTTACGAAAAACATTACGGAAAGTCTGAATGTTATCCTTAAAGGGCTGCTGAAACCGGGAAATCACGTGCTGGTTTCTACCATGGAACATAACGCAGTGATGCGACCCCTGGCTTCTCTGGCTGAAAAAGGGGTTGAAGTATCGGCGGTCCACTGCAATCACCAAGGGGAACTTTCCCCCGGCGATTTAAGACTGCAAATCAAATCAAATACCAAAGCGGTTGTTATAACTCATGCCTCCAATGTCAGCGGTACGATCATGCCTTTAGAGGAAGTGGGCCAACTGTGCCGGGAGCATAAATTGTTCTTCATCGTTGACAGTGCTCAAACAGCCGGCTTCTTAAGCATTGATTTTTTAGCCCTTCAGGCAGATGCTTTTGCCTTTACAGGCCATAAAGGTCTCTTGGGACCTCAAGGAATCGGCGGCTTTTACCTAAGCGATCAATTAGCCTCTCTGGTTGAACCCCTAATCGAAGGGGGAACAGGCAGCGCCTCAGACAGCGTCTTCCAGCCCAGCTATCTGCCTGATCGTTTCGAAGCGGGCACTTTAAACCTGCCGGGAATTTACGGCCTCAATGCCTCACTTAAATACTTAATCAGGGAAGGGATTCCTGCCATAAGAGAAAAGGAGCTGAGCCTTGTGCAGAGGTTTATGGAAAATGTGCAAACCCTGCCGGGCATTCAGCTCCTTGGTCCCGATCCCAAACATGAGCGGACCGGAATAGCTTCTCTTAACTTTTTGAACCATGACAATGCCCAGGTTAGTTATGAACTATTCAAGGACTTTGGAATCATGACCCGCTGCGGCCTCCATTGCGCTCCGGCAGCCCACCGGACCCTGGGAACGTTTCCTCAGGGTACCGTCCGCTTTAGTTTCGGCCACTTTAACTCCCTCCAAGATGTGGACTATGTGATCCATTCCTTAAGAAAGCGCTTTTAG
- a CDS encoding AraC family transcriptional regulator: MNQVEAIRAVQKMQDYIENHIYEEITLKQLSNAAGYSSWHSAIFKETTGRTPFHFQRMYHML, encoded by the coding sequence ATGAATCAGGTTGAAGCAATAAGGGCAGTGCAAAAAATGCAGGATTATATTGAGAATCACATATATGAAGAGATTACCCTTAAGCAGCTCTCAAATGCTGCAGGATATTCATCCTGGCACTCAGCGATTTTCAAAGAGACAACAGGGAGAACCCCATTTCACTTTCAGCGGATGTATCATATGCTTTAA
- a CDS encoding DUF3343 domain-containing protein — translation MKFAKTIQKFNYPGELIPLPRKLTSSCGMGVKFDFSQDLGGIISEKIEKIYAIKGNQYQLVY, via the coding sequence ATCAAATTCGCCAAAACCATTCAGAAGTTTAACTATCCGGGAGAATTGATCCCCTTACCCCGCAAGCTGACTTCCAGCTGCGGCATGGGCGTCAAATTTGACTTCAGTCAAGATCTTGGCGGGATTATTTCTGAGAAAATCGAGAAAATTTATGCAATTAAAGGGAATCAGTACCAATTAGTCTATTAG
- a CDS encoding DUF3343 domain-containing protein encodes MSYILTFTSTHGAILAEKTLLQAGHSVGVMPLPSGIKAGCGIALRVADYIGAKSLLQENNIVVAAVYQAMLNSQETVYSEVKG; translated from the coding sequence GTGTCGTACATTCTTACATTTACCAGTACCCATGGGGCTATTTTAGCCGAAAAAACCCTCCTGCAGGCCGGTCATTCCGTAGGGGTGATGCCCTTGCCCTCCGGCATCAAAGCCGGCTGCGGCATCGCCCTTCGGGTAGCGGATTATATTGGGGCAAAGTCCCTGCTGCAGGAGAATAACATAGTTGTAGCGGCTGTCTATCAAGCAATGTTAAATTCACAGGAGACGGTGTACAGCGAGGTTAAGGGATAA
- the selD gene encoding selenide, water dikinase SelD — MMSLLSNCTSGGCGAKIGPGELSKVLSGMPVFGNPNLLVGFDASDDAAVYQINQDTAIVSTVDFFSPMVDDGRSFGRIAAANALSDVYSMGGTPLFALNLVCYPERMELDALGEILLGGAEKIQEAGAVLCGGHSIYDKEPKYGLAVTGRIDPKQIWRNNTPVPGDQLILTKPLGIGIVMAALRGEMADDQAVQSAISSMQRLNKYAAEKMHSFPINACTDITGFGLLAHAREMAGDATSLVIYSSELPYIPQAYTYAGDFLITAAGQRNRNHMQGFVGLGDTPFALQELMFDPQTSGGLFLSAPKSCAQELLSAIQEVEPQARIVGEVLQPQNSLILVR; from the coding sequence ATGATGAGTTTATTGTCAAACTGTACCTCAGGAGGCTGCGGAGCCAAGATTGGTCCGGGCGAACTATCCAAGGTGTTGTCCGGTATGCCGGTTTTTGGTAACCCTAACCTGTTGGTAGGCTTTGATGCCTCGGATGATGCTGCTGTTTATCAAATTAATCAGGACACTGCCATTGTTTCCACAGTGGATTTCTTTTCACCCATGGTGGACGATGGTCGCTCCTTTGGCCGAATCGCGGCAGCTAATGCCTTAAGCGATGTATATTCCATGGGAGGTACACCACTTTTTGCTCTCAATCTCGTTTGTTATCCCGAGAGAATGGAGCTGGACGCCTTGGGAGAAATATTATTGGGCGGGGCTGAAAAAATCCAAGAGGCGGGAGCGGTACTTTGCGGGGGCCATTCCATCTATGACAAAGAGCCCAAATATGGGCTGGCAGTCACCGGACGTATCGACCCGAAACAAATCTGGCGCAATAATACTCCGGTTCCGGGGGATCAACTGATCCTTACCAAACCCCTGGGGATTGGCATTGTCATGGCTGCCCTGCGGGGAGAAATGGCCGATGATCAAGCCGTTCAGTCGGCGATTTCCTCCATGCAGAGGCTCAATAAATATGCGGCGGAGAAGATGCACAGTTTTCCCATTAATGCCTGCACAGATATCACCGGTTTCGGACTGTTGGCCCATGCCAGAGAAATGGCTGGGGATGCTACATCCTTGGTCATATATAGCTCGGAATTGCCTTATATCCCTCAGGCTTATACCTATGCCGGAGATTTCTTGATAACTGCAGCTGGCCAGCGCAATCGCAACCATATGCAAGGCTTTGTGGGTCTCGGCGATACCCCCTTTGCCTTGCAGGAATTGATGTTCGATCCCCAGACCTCGGGAGGGCTGTTTCTCAGCGCCCCGAAATCCTGTGCTCAAGAGCTGTTAAGTGCCATTCAGGAAGTGGAACCCCAGGCTAGAATCGTAGGTGAAGTGCTCCAACCGCAAAATTCACTGATTTTAGTACGCTAA
- a CDS encoding Uma2 family endonuclease, protein MSIFPHSSDKKYTYADYLTWTDGERWEIIDGVPHMQSAPTWQHQAISSELMLQFGEYLRNKPCRIFASPFDLRIPELNEEDEETTFVCQPDLTIICDNAGLKGTGYYGTPTLIIEISSPSTARIDKLFKFNKFEMAGVKEYWVIEPDGKFVSVFTLQNNKRYGRPAVYSDEEKITVSALPDLIIDLNPVFAAL, encoded by the coding sequence ATGTCAATATTTCCGCATAGTAGTGATAAGAAATATACCTATGCAGATTATCTTACCTGGACGGATGGAGAAAGATGGGAAATAATTGATGGCGTGCCCCATATGCAATCTGCTCCTACATGGCAGCATCAAGCCATATCCAGTGAACTTATGTTGCAATTTGGTGAATACTTACGGAATAAGCCCTGTAGAATTTTTGCTTCACCTTTCGATTTAAGGATACCTGAATTAAATGAAGAAGACGAAGAAACAACGTTTGTATGTCAGCCTGATCTTACTATCATTTGTGATAATGCTGGTTTAAAAGGTACTGGGTATTATGGTACTCCCACCCTGATTATTGAAATATCATCTCCCTCAACCGCAAGGATAGATAAGCTTTTTAAGTTTAATAAATTTGAAATGGCCGGGGTTAAAGAGTATTGGGTCATTGAACCAGATGGTAAGTTCGTGAGCGTATTTACCTTACAGAACAATAAGCGCTATGGACGGCCAGCTGTTTATTCAGATGAAGAAAAAATAACCGTGAGCGCCTTACCGGACTTGATAATTGATCTTAATCCGGTTTTTGCTGCTTTGTAA
- a CDS encoding DsrE/DsrF/DrsH-like family protein has protein sequence MTKKVLIVGGVAGGASAAARLRRLDEQAQIILFERDDYISFANCGLPYYIGETITEREKLLVQTPEAMKARFNIDVRINSEVVGIDTEKKIVTVRSKDQGIYEESYDALVLSPGAKALRPNIPGIDSSKIFTLRNIPDTDKVKAYVDQKGISSALVIGGGFVGVEMAENLIERGLKVTLVEAAPHILAPFDSDMVVMAEKELAENGVDLILGDGVKAFKEVGSQIEVTLGSQKMVTADLVILAIGVAPDTAFLKDSGIGLGPKGHIIVDERMQTNVKGVYAVGDAIEVVDFITGEKTAIPLAGPANKQGRIAADNIEGLNSIYKGTQGTSILKVFSLTAASTGANERSLQKANLSYRVVYVHPVAHASYYPAALQLTLKLIFNDEGRVLGAQGIGYDGVDKRIDVIAAVIRLKGTVDDLAELELAYAPPFSSAKDPVNMAGFSAQNLLAGRTHVVAWKDMELAELKDSILLDVRTEEEYNNGHLPGSINIPLDSLRDRMDELDRNKQIVEYCQVGLRGYIADRILSQNGYNVLNITGGYKTVALQEFDPQKISSESQQSDSELVEVDTPHGHFDKSIDACGLCCPGPLMQVKAAMDPLKQGQILKILASDPGFYEDIKAWSKRTNNQLIDVAKAGGVITAFIKKGAPRDSVQQEPAAATLKDNKTIVVFSGDLDKAIASFIIANGAASMGKKVTMFFTFWGLNILRKHEKVSTQKGFMDKMFSMMMPRGSKRLKLSNMNMLGMGGKMIRKVMKDKNVSSLEDLISAAMCNGVEVVACQMSMDVMGLKQEELLDGVKIGGVGYYLGEAEDSNVNLFI, from the coding sequence ATGACAAAAAAAGTACTCATAGTTGGCGGTGTAGCTGGAGGAGCCTCCGCTGCTGCGCGTCTTAGAAGACTAGATGAACAGGCCCAGATCATCTTGTTTGAAAGAGATGACTATATTTCATTCGCCAACTGCGGTTTGCCCTATTACATCGGTGAAACTATTACGGAACGGGAGAAACTTCTTGTCCAAACTCCTGAGGCTATGAAAGCTAGGTTTAACATTGATGTGAGAATTAATAGTGAAGTTGTTGGCATTGACACAGAAAAGAAAATCGTGACAGTCAGAAGTAAGGATCAAGGGATTTACGAAGAATCCTATGATGCTCTAGTATTATCACCGGGAGCCAAAGCTCTTCGGCCCAATATTCCGGGGATAGACAGCTCGAAAATATTTACTTTGAGAAACATTCCAGACACAGATAAAGTTAAGGCCTATGTTGATCAAAAAGGTATAAGTAGCGCTCTAGTTATTGGCGGCGGTTTTGTCGGAGTTGAAATGGCTGAAAACCTGATCGAGAGAGGTTTGAAGGTCACTTTAGTCGAAGCCGCTCCTCACATTTTAGCTCCTTTTGATTCAGACATGGTGGTAATGGCTGAAAAGGAATTAGCTGAAAATGGCGTGGATCTTATCTTGGGTGACGGGGTTAAAGCTTTTAAAGAGGTTGGTAGTCAAATCGAAGTAACCTTGGGCAGCCAAAAAATGGTGACTGCTGATCTAGTCATTCTGGCCATCGGGGTTGCACCTGACACTGCTTTTTTGAAAGACTCGGGAATAGGGTTAGGCCCAAAAGGCCATATCATCGTTGATGAAAGAATGCAGACCAATGTAAAGGGTGTTTACGCAGTAGGAGATGCCATCGAGGTTGTCGACTTTATTACCGGAGAAAAGACGGCTATCCCTTTGGCCGGACCGGCCAACAAGCAAGGAAGAATTGCTGCGGATAATATTGAGGGTTTGAATTCCATTTATAAGGGCACTCAAGGAACCTCGATCCTTAAAGTTTTCAGCTTGACGGCGGCCAGCACGGGAGCCAATGAGCGAAGTCTGCAAAAAGCCAATCTGTCTTATCGAGTCGTCTACGTTCATCCCGTGGCTCATGCCTCCTATTACCCGGCTGCTTTACAGCTGACATTGAAACTGATTTTTAATGATGAAGGCCGAGTTTTGGGAGCACAGGGAATCGGTTATGATGGTGTTGACAAACGAATTGATGTTATTGCTGCTGTCATTCGCTTAAAAGGCACGGTAGACGACTTAGCCGAATTAGAATTAGCCTACGCACCGCCTTTCTCCTCGGCCAAAGACCCGGTAAATATGGCGGGATTTTCAGCGCAAAACCTACTGGCCGGCAGAACTCATGTTGTGGCTTGGAAGGATATGGAGTTGGCAGAACTTAAGGATTCAATTCTTCTGGATGTACGAACGGAAGAGGAATATAACAATGGACACTTACCCGGTTCCATCAACATTCCCTTGGACAGCTTAAGAGACAGGATGGACGAGTTAGACAGGAATAAACAGATAGTAGAGTACTGTCAAGTAGGCTTAAGGGGCTATATAGCAGACAGGATCTTAAGTCAAAATGGTTATAACGTCTTAAATATTACCGGGGGCTATAAAACTGTAGCGTTACAAGAATTCGATCCTCAAAAGATAAGCTCTGAGAGTCAACAATCCGATTCAGAACTAGTTGAAGTGGATACCCCTCATGGGCATTTTGATAAAAGCATTGATGCTTGCGGTCTTTGTTGTCCCGGGCCATTAATGCAGGTTAAGGCTGCTATGGATCCGTTGAAACAAGGTCAAATCCTCAAGATTTTGGCTTCTGATCCGGGCTTTTATGAGGATATTAAAGCTTGGAGTAAAAGAACCAATAATCAACTGATAGACGTAGCCAAGGCCGGAGGGGTTATTACAGCATTCATTAAAAAAGGTGCGCCAAGGGACTCAGTTCAGCAAGAACCGGCAGCTGCAACTTTAAAGGATAATAAGACAATAGTGGTTTTTAGCGGAGATTTGGATAAAGCTATAGCCTCCTTCATCATTGCCAATGGAGCTGCGTCCATGGGCAAGAAAGTCACGATGTTTTTCACCTTTTGGGGATTAAATATTTTGCGTAAACACGAAAAGGTCAGCACTCAAAAGGGCTTTATGGATAAGATGTTCAGCATGATGATGCCGAGGGGAAGTAAACGTCTTAAGTTGTCGAACATGAACATGCTAGGCATGGGCGGAAAAATGATCAGAAAAGTTATGAAGGACAAAAATGTTTCTTCCCTGGAAGATCTTATCAGTGCCGCAATGTGCAATGGAGTAGAGGTAGTAGCCTGCCAAATGTCCATGGATGTGATGGGTCTAAAACAAGAGGAACTGCTGGATGGCGTTAAAATTGGCGGAGTGGGTTATTATTTAGGAGAAGCAGAGGATTCAAACGTTAATTTATTTATTTAA
- a CDS encoding GyrI-like domain-containing protein, producing the protein MDYKLIEKDSFKVIGKTKRITTLDGENLNLVPLFWKECQADGSYEKICSMAGGMGVFGICLDFEPNYEAFTYMIAVEDNGETPADFSSVEIPTARWAVFESVGPMPGAIQKVWERIYSEWIPATGYQQEEGPQLEFIHWVIYLLRIISVRFGFR; encoded by the coding sequence ATGGATTACAAATTAATCGAAAAAGATTCGTTTAAAGTGATCGGCAAGACTAAAAGAATAACAACTCTGGATGGAGAAAATTTAAATTTGGTTCCGCTTTTTTGGAAGGAATGCCAGGCGGACGGATCCTATGAAAAAATTTGCTCCATGGCAGGCGGCATGGGGGTCTTTGGGATTTGTCTGGATTTTGAACCCAACTATGAAGCCTTTACCTATATGATTGCTGTGGAGGACAATGGGGAAACTCCGGCAGATTTTTCGTCTGTTGAGATACCTACTGCACGGTGGGCAGTGTTTGAGTCAGTTGGTCCCATGCCGGGTGCCATACAGAAGGTATGGGAACGGATTTATTCCGAATGGATTCCTGCAACGGGTTATCAGCAAGAGGAAGGACCACAATTGGAGTTTATCCACTGGGTGATATATCTGCTCCGGATTATAAGTGTGAGGTTTGGATTCCGATAA
- the yedF gene encoding sulfurtransferase-like selenium metabolism protein YedF — translation MNNIDCLGLVCPIPVIKAKKALEGLGDAGGVVAVLVDNDIARQNLQKMATELGYQSEYEQREDGNIQVTIVAGEGCAVESCPTEGDSGLVVAIGRNTMGEGSQELGQILIKGFVFALRELTPPPTHVLFFNSGVRLTSSDSNCLEDLRALEAAGTVILTCGTCTNYFEITEKLGVGEIANMYGIVTAMAGAKRLINI, via the coding sequence ATGAATAACATTGATTGTCTTGGGCTGGTCTGCCCTATCCCGGTCATAAAAGCTAAAAAAGCCCTGGAGGGCTTGGGGGACGCAGGCGGCGTGGTAGCTGTTTTAGTCGATAACGACATCGCCCGCCAAAATCTGCAAAAGATGGCCACAGAACTGGGTTATCAAAGCGAATATGAGCAGAGAGAAGACGGTAATATCCAGGTTACCATCGTAGCAGGAGAAGGCTGCGCTGTGGAAAGCTGCCCGACAGAAGGAGATTCGGGCCTGGTTGTAGCCATTGGCCGGAATACCATGGGGGAAGGAAGTCAGGAGCTGGGCCAAATACTGATTAAAGGTTTTGTTTTTGCCCTCAGAGAGCTGACGCCGCCGCCCACCCATGTTTTGTTTTTTAATTCGGGAGTACGCCTTACAAGTAGTGACTCTAACTGTTTGGAAGACCTGCGTGCTTTGGAAGCAGCGGGGACGGTTATCCTGACCTGCGGAACCTGCACTAATTATTTCGAAATTACGGAGAAGCTGGGAGTCGGTGAGATCGCTAACATGTACGGTATTGTTACCGCAATGGCTGGGGCGAAGCGGCTTATCAATATTTAG
- a CDS encoding aminotransferase class V-fold PLP-dependent enzyme, producing the protein MIYLDNAATTLQKPPCVKEAVVRAMDTFGNASRGAHAPALDALRMLMEARIALASLFGVDDPMRVVFAPNATVALNIAISGIRGHIVTTAAEHNSVLRPIYKRGNYTIVPCDSLGCVSTEAISSAIRPDTGAVVLTHASNVTGNVFDIQSVGELCAERGLDFIVDASQSAGLLPIEMKNISALCFTGHKSLFGPQGTGGLCLGPNYRPESLYVGGSGHHSFDSKHPGELPDALEAGTQNAHGIAGLLAGVQYIQSTGLSTIHNQADTWARLFAHSLADIPGVTLYGDLAAPLRTPIVSLNIQGYDSAQVATLLFEKYGIAVRAGAHCAPLMHDGLKLSGSVRFSFSHFNTREETLFVADAVCALAASR; encoded by the coding sequence ATGATTTATCTGGACAATGCCGCAACAACTCTTCAGAAACCTCCTTGCGTCAAGGAAGCTGTTGTGCGGGCTATGGATACCTTTGGCAACGCTTCTCGGGGAGCACATGCACCGGCCCTGGACGCTCTTCGCATGTTGATGGAAGCACGAATTGCCTTGGCTTCCCTCTTTGGGGTTGATGATCCTATGCGTGTGGTATTCGCTCCTAACGCCACCGTTGCCTTAAACATCGCCATTTCCGGAATCCGGGGGCATATTGTGACAACCGCCGCTGAGCACAATTCGGTACTGCGGCCTATCTACAAACGGGGTAATTATACCATTGTCCCTTGTGACAGCTTAGGATGCGTTTCCACAGAAGCAATCTCTTCGGCCATCCGTCCGGATACCGGGGCAGTAGTACTTACCCATGCTTCCAATGTTACCGGCAACGTCTTCGATATCCAATCTGTCGGTGAATTATGTGCTGAACGCGGCCTGGATTTCATTGTTGACGCCTCACAAAGCGCCGGACTTTTGCCTATTGAGATGAAAAACATATCCGCCCTCTGCTTTACAGGGCATAAATCACTCTTCGGGCCCCAAGGCACCGGCGGACTCTGTTTAGGGCCCAATTACAGGCCCGAATCTCTGTATGTCGGAGGAAGCGGCCATCATTCCTTCGACTCCAAACATCCCGGGGAATTGCCCGATGCCCTGGAAGCCGGGACGCAAAATGCCCACGGTATCGCAGGACTACTGGCCGGCGTGCAATATATCCAGTCCACCGGACTATCGACAATCCACAACCAAGCAGATACCTGGGCGCGCCTGTTTGCCCATTCCCTAGCGGATATCCCCGGGGTTACCCTCTATGGAGATTTAGCCGCGCCACTTCGTACACCCATAGTCTCCCTCAATATCCAAGGATATGATTCCGCTCAAGTCGCAACTCTGCTTTTTGAGAAGTATGGCATCGCAGTACGCGCAGGGGCACATTGTGCACCTTTAATGCATGATGGACTCAAACTATCCGGCTCCGTCCGCTTTTCATTCTCTCATTTCAACACTCGAGAAGAGACACTGTTCGTTGCCGACGCTGTTTGCGCTTTGGCTGCCAGTCGATAG
- a CDS encoding DUF3343 domain-containing protein: MEASKEYFAVFFTPSGAIRFHRFLRSNNIPAEVKPLPRILSISCGIGIEFFTNLDVNLLISKDIKELYLHQGYQYTLKYTKDQ; this comes from the coding sequence ATGGAAGCAAGCAAAGAATATTTCGCAGTATTTTTTACCCCTTCCGGAGCAATAAGGTTTCACCGGTTTTTGCGCAGCAATAACATTCCAGCGGAAGTTAAGCCCCTGCCCAGAATTCTGAGCATAAGCTGCGGCATAGGGATTGAGTTTTTCACTAATCTTGATGTAAATCTGTTAATCAGCAAGGATATTAAGGAACTCTACCTTCACCAAGGCTATCAGTACACTTTAAAGTACACCAAAGACCAGTGA